GACATAGCCGCCGAGCGCCGCTCCGGAGGCGGCGCCGAATGCCAGGCCGACCAGGTCGAGCGAGCCGTTCCAGGGCTGGGTGAGCGCGAGGACGCCACGGACCGCGAGGAGCGGCCAGATGACGTCGATCCAGCATGATGACCGCCGCGCAGGCCAGCCGCAGCGATGCCGTGCCGAGCGGACCCGCGGTGGGGAACATCCAGGTGGATACCCCCGCCCCCGACTGCACGCTCACCATGGCGGTGACGGCGAGGGCGGCGGCACCGTACGTTCCCAGGTGCCTCGTGGAGTGGGTGCACAGCACCTTGTACGCCGCGGGGTCCGAGCGGCGTTCCAGCAGTGCGACGCGGACACCGCGTCGAGCCAGCAGGATCGCCGCGGCGCTGCCGGCGAGGCTGGCTCCGCTGATGACGACGTCGTAGTCGTATCCCGCGCTCTCAGGCTTGGTCATGCGCTGATGCAGTGAGGGACATGACAGGTTGTCAAGACATGCGGAGTGAAATGGCCTAAGGGCCGTCCATGGTGGCGCGTTAGTGGTTCGTTAGAGCCTTGTTAGCGGCACGGCGCACGCTTCTCAAGCAGGGCGGGACACGGGCAAAAGGCCCGTGGCCTGCATCTTCGCGCCGGACAAACTCCGGTGGCGAACTCATTGCGAAGGAAGGTGCCCATGTCGCAGACCACGGTGGCCAACCGACAGGAACTCGAGCAGACGATCGTCGCGCGAGCCGAGCAGGACCCGGGCTTCAGGGAGCGGCTCATCGCCGACCCGCAGGGCACGGTGCTCAACGAGCTGGGGATCACCCAGCTTCCCGACAGCCCGCAGTGGCGGGTCCTGGAAGAGGACGGAGAGGTCCTCTACCTCGTCCTTCCCGTGAACCGTGACCGCGTCAAGGAGATCGTCGGCGGCGCCGAGGCGCTCAGCGACGGCGAGCTGTCGACCCTGCGGGCCGCCGGCATGAACGCCATGCTGAAGTGCAGCCCCGGCGGCCACTCCGACGAGGAGTAGTGGGCGAGCACAACGGCTCGGTCGGGCCGGCCGGGCGTACGCCCGGCCGGCCCGGCCCCGGTGAGCGGGTGGTCGTACCGCTGTCCGGAGGGCTCGACTCCGCAGTCGTGGCGGCCTTGGCCGCCGATTCCGGTGCCGAGGTCATCGCCGTCTCGTACCGCTACGGACAGCGTCACGCCCGGGAGCTCCTGGCCGCCGAGGCGATCGCCGAGTGGGTGGGAGCCGTCGAGCACCATGTGGTGGACGTCGCGCTGTCAGCCTGGGGTGGCTCCCGGCTCACCCGCAGCGCCGATGGTGATGGCGACGACGACGCGGCCGACTCCCCTGACACACCGACCAGTTACTACGTACCGGGGCGCAACACCGTGTTCATCGCGATCGCGCTGTCCCTCGCCGAGGCGCGCGGCGCGGTCGCGGTGCACCTCGGGTTCACCGCCGCCGACGTCCACTACCCCGACACCGGGCCGGAGTACCTCCGGCTGACGCGCTCGCTGGCGCTCCTGACCACCTCGAACGAGGCCCGGCCCGGCGGTGTCGAGATCCACGCCCCGCTGATCGAACTGGACAAGGTGGAGATCGTCCGGCAGGCCCTGGAGCTCGGGGTTCCCGTCAAGCGGACCTGGTCCTGTTACGAGGGCGGCGAGCGCCCGTGCGGCAGGTGCGGTGCCTGCCGGGTCCGGGACCTGGCGCTCATCCGCTCCGGAAGTCCGGAGCTGGCGACCGAGGAGGGGCGCGCCGCGTACGCGGGCGCGGCCGCCCGGTCGGCCGACGCCGTGTGGCGCTTCCTGCTGCGCGACTGAGTCCGGGCGACCGAGCCCGTTCGACAACGTACCCATGGAAAGGCCCAGCTGATGCAACTTGCCTACACCCACGGTGTGGTGAACACCCTCTGGGAGTTCGACGAGGCCAAGGAGAGGATCGAGCGGCACATGGACCGGCTCATGGAGCTGGGCGATGTGATCTGCCGGCACCGGCTGCACGAGTCCGTCGGGCTGTGCCTGCTGCACCGGCACTTCCAGCTCACCGACGGGGAGCGCCTGGTCGGCTCGTACCGC
This is a stretch of genomic DNA from Streptomyces sp. NBC_00536. It encodes these proteins:
- a CDS encoding NHLP leader peptide family RiPP precursor: MSQTTVANRQELEQTIVARAEQDPGFRERLIADPQGTVLNELGITQLPDSPQWRVLEEDGEVLYLVLPVNRDRVKEIVGGAEALSDGELSTLRAAGMNAMLKCSPGGHSDEE
- the queC gene encoding 7-cyano-7-deazaguanine synthase QueC, which gives rise to MGEHNGSVGPAGRTPGRPGPGERVVVPLSGGLDSAVVAALAADSGAEVIAVSYRYGQRHARELLAAEAIAEWVGAVEHHVVDVALSAWGGSRLTRSADGDGDDDAADSPDTPTSYYVPGRNTVFIAIALSLAEARGAVAVHLGFTAADVHYPDTGPEYLRLTRSLALLTTSNEARPGGVEIHAPLIELDKVEIVRQALELGVPVKRTWSCYEGGERPCGRCGACRVRDLALIRSGSPELATEEGRAAYAGAAARSADAVWRFLLRD
- a CDS encoding FAD-dependent monooxygenase; amino-acid sequence: MTKPESAGYDYDVVISGASLAGSAAAILLARRGVRVALLERRSDPAAYKVLCTHSTRHLGTYGAAALAVTAMVSVQSGAGVSTWMFPTAGPLGTASLRLACAAVIMLDRRHLAAPRGPWRPRAHPALERLARPGRPGIRRRLRSGARRLCRLHPARG